A section of the Arcobacter roscoffensis genome encodes:
- the lpdA gene encoding dihydrolipoyl dehydrogenase, whose translation MSKIVDILIPDLGGDTDVDLIDIMVEVGDTVEEEDGLITLETEKASMDVPTTHSGIVKEILVKVGDKVNSGDLIAKVEVEEASSSTEEKTTPKEVQEETPPTIEKEKSEVAISSDANEIKADVVVLGAGPGGYSAAFRCADLGLDTVLIERHPTLGGVCLNVGCIPSKALLHVAKVIDEAKHIEHAGIKFSKPEIDLPSVAAYKSGIVKKLTDGLTSMAKMRKVKVVQGNAKFIDDKNIFVEHTDVEGKQTKVSFDSCIIAAGSQSSKMSFIPHEDPRIWDSTNALEVKEVPKKLLVMGGGIIGLEMATVYQRLGSQIDVVIRGPQVMTGTDKDIVKVYTKANEKNFNFMFKTQTQSIIPKKEGIYVEFKGENAPEPQTYDAVLVAMGRTPNGLKIGLENTGVEVDEKGFIKVDNQLKTKVPHIHAIGDIIGGPMLAHKAVHEGHVAAEVIAGHKVFFEPKQIPGIAYTFPEIATAGMSEIEAKEAGINYEVSSFPWSASGRALAADVASSGLTKLIFDKDTDQLIGGAIVGDNAGELLGEISLALEMDCDAEDIALTIHAHPTLHESVGMAAEIFEGTITDLPNAKAKKK comes from the coding sequence ATGAGTAAAATTGTAGATATTTTAATTCCAGATTTAGGCGGCGATACTGATGTTGATTTAATCGACATCATGGTTGAAGTAGGAGACACAGTTGAAGAAGAAGATGGACTTATTACCTTAGAGACTGAAAAAGCCTCTATGGATGTTCCAACTACACATAGTGGAATTGTAAAAGAAATTTTAGTAAAAGTTGGAGATAAAGTAAACTCTGGTGATTTAATAGCTAAAGTTGAAGTTGAAGAAGCCTCTTCTTCTACTGAAGAAAAAACTACTCCAAAAGAGGTTCAAGAAGAGACTCCTCCTACTATAGAAAAAGAAAAAAGTGAAGTAGCTATATCTTCTGATGCAAATGAAATAAAAGCAGATGTTGTAGTACTTGGAGCTGGTCCTGGTGGATATTCAGCTGCATTTAGATGTGCTGATTTAGGCTTAGATACAGTCTTAATAGAAAGACACCCTACTTTAGGTGGAGTTTGTTTAAATGTTGGATGTATTCCTTCAAAAGCTTTATTACATGTAGCAAAAGTTATAGATGAAGCAAAACATATTGAACATGCAGGTATTAAGTTTTCAAAACCAGAGATTGATTTACCAAGTGTTGCAGCTTATAAAAGTGGTATAGTAAAAAAACTTACTGATGGACTAACTTCTATGGCTAAGATGAGAAAAGTAAAAGTTGTTCAAGGTAATGCTAAGTTTATTGATGACAAAAATATCTTTGTTGAACATACAGATGTTGAAGGTAAACAAACAAAAGTTTCTTTTGATTCTTGTATTATCGCAGCAGGTTCACAAAGCTCTAAAATGTCATTTATTCCCCATGAAGACCCAAGAATTTGGGACTCAACAAATGCCTTAGAAGTAAAAGAAGTTCCTAAAAAACTACTTGTAATGGGTGGAGGAATTATTGGACTTGAAATGGCAACAGTTTATCAAAGACTAGGTTCTCAAATTGATGTTGTTATAAGAGGACCTCAGGTGATGACAGGAACTGATAAAGATATTGTCAAAGTCTATACAAAAGCAAATGAGAAAAACTTTAACTTTATGTTTAAGACTCAAACACAATCTATTATTCCTAAAAAAGAAGGTATCTATGTGGAGTTTAAAGGTGAAAATGCACCTGAACCTCAAACATATGATGCAGTTTTAGTTGCTATGGGAAGAACTCCAAATGGACTAAAAATCGGTCTTGAAAATACTGGTGTTGAAGTGGATGAAAAAGGCTTTATCAAAGTTGATAATCAACTAAAAACTAAAGTACCTCATATACATGCTATTGGTGATATTATTGGTGGTCCTATGCTTGCACATAAAGCTGTTCATGAAGGACATGTTGCTGCTGAAGTTATTGCTGGACATAAAGTCTTTTTTGAACCAAAACAAATTCCTGGTATTGCTTATACTTTTCCAGAAATAGCAACAGCTGGTATGAGTGAGATTGAAGCTAAAGAAGCTGGAATAAACTATGAAGTTTCTTCTTTCCCTTGGTCGGCTTCAGGAAGAGCCTTAGCAGCAGATGTAGCTAGTTCTGGACTTACAAAACTTATTTTTGACAAAGATACAGATCAGTTGATTGGTGGAGCGATTGTTGGAGATAATGCAGGTGAATTACTTGGTGAAATTTCACTAGCACTTGAGATGGATTGTGATGCAGAAGATATAGCACTTACAATTCATGCCCATCCTACTTTACATGAATCAGTTGGAATGGCAGCTGAGATTTTTGAAGGTACTATTACAGACCTACCAAATGCAAAAGCTAAGAAGAAATAA
- the aceF gene encoding dihydrolipoyllysine-residue acetyltransferase, with protein MGKLIDIFIPDLGGDTDVDLIDIMVEVGDTVEEEDGLITLETEKASMDVPTTHGGLVKEILVKVGDKVNSGDLIAKVEVEEESSTTDEEKDETSTEKEKKQENIQEESSENKTESKLGIEEAENELKAVSAAGAEISCQFVNEQTICTVIENVYIPDLGDDKDVDLIEVMVEVGETVATEYGLVTLETEKASMEVPAPHGGEVLEIFVEPGMKVNTGDLICKMTKTVVMESKVPTSTKKPEETKVEEPKKPVTVQEVAAKSAPEPKAVLTEKSKKVYASPSVRKVAREFGVDLSYVKGSGRKGRILKDDIKAYVKEQLSKPAVAAASTGSGLGFNFPEQKDIDFSQFGEIETVELNRIQKISGPTLHRNWVSMPHVTQFDEADITEMEDFRKTQNALADGFKLSPLVFVIKAVTKALEIHPKFNSTLSLDGQSLIMKKYFNIGVAVDTPNGLVVPVIKDANKKGFKDLAIELKELSAKARDGKLKATDMQGACFTISSLGGIGGTKFTPIINAPEVAILGLSKSEIKPVWDGEDFKPRLMLPLSLSYDHKVIDGADGARFTTTLSNLLKDIRLLSL; from the coding sequence ATGGGAAAATTAATTGATATATTTATTCCAGATTTAGGTGGTGACACTGATGTTGATTTAATCGACATTATGGTTGAAGTTGGAGATACAGTTGAAGAAGAAGATGGACTTATCACACTTGAAACTGAAAAAGCCTCTATGGATGTGCCTACTACTCACGGAGGTCTTGTAAAAGAGATTTTAGTTAAAGTTGGAGATAAAGTAAACTCTGGCGATTTAATAGCTAAAGTTGAAGTTGAAGAAGAATCGTCTACTACTGATGAAGAAAAAGATGAAACTTCTACTGAAAAAGAAAAGAAACAAGAAAACATTCAAGAAGAATCTTCTGAAAATAAAACTGAATCAAAACTTGGTATAGAAGAAGCAGAAAATGAACTAAAAGCAGTTAGTGCAGCAGGAGCTGAAATCTCTTGTCAATTTGTAAATGAGCAAACAATTTGTACAGTAATTGAAAATGTTTATATTCCTGATTTAGGTGATGATAAAGATGTTGACCTAATTGAAGTTATGGTTGAAGTTGGTGAAACAGTTGCAACAGAGTATGGTCTTGTAACACTAGAAACTGAAAAAGCCTCTATGGAAGTGCCAGCGCCTCATGGTGGTGAGGTATTAGAAATTTTTGTAGAACCAGGGATGAAAGTTAACACTGGCGATTTAATTTGTAAAATGACAAAAACAGTTGTAATGGAATCTAAAGTTCCAACTTCTACTAAAAAACCAGAAGAAACAAAGGTTGAAGAGCCTAAAAAACCAGTTACTGTTCAAGAAGTAGCAGCAAAATCAGCACCAGAGCCTAAAGCTGTACTAACTGAAAAGTCAAAGAAAGTTTATGCTTCTCCATCTGTTAGAAAAGTAGCTAGAGAGTTTGGAGTTGATTTAAGTTATGTTAAGGGAAGTGGTAGAAAAGGAAGAATTCTTAAAGATGATATAAAAGCTTATGTAAAAGAGCAGTTATCAAAACCAGCAGTTGCAGCAGCTTCTACGGGGTCTGGACTTGGCTTTAACTTCCCAGAGCAAAAAGACATAGACTTCTCGCAATTTGGCGAAATCGAAACAGTAGAGTTAAATAGAATTCAAAAAATCTCAGGACCTACTCTACATAGAAACTGGGTTTCAATGCCTCATGTAACTCAGTTTGATGAAGCTGATATTACAGAAATGGAAGATTTTAGAAAAACTCAAAATGCACTTGCAGATGGATTTAAGTTATCTCCACTTGTATTTGTAATTAAAGCTGTAACTAAAGCACTAGAAATCCATCCTAAATTCAACTCAACATTGAGTCTTGATGGGCAAAGCTTAATTATGAAAAAATACTTTAACATTGGTGTTGCTGTTGATACACCAAATGGTTTGGTAGTTCCTGTTATAAAAGATGCCAATAAAAAAGGCTTTAAAGATTTAGCAATTGAACTAAAAGAACTTTCTGCTAAAGCTAGAGATGGAAAACTTAAAGCTACTGATATGCAAGGGGCTTGTTTTACAATCTCATCTTTAGGTGGAATTGGTGGAACTAAATTCACTCCTATTATCAATGCTCCTGAAGTAGCAATTTTAGGATTATCGAAATCTGAAATAAAACCTGTTTGGGATGGCGAAGACTTTAAACCTAGACTAATGTTACCATTATCTCTGTCTTATGATCACAAAGTAATTGATGGTGCAGATGGTGCAAGATTTACTACAACACTTTCTAATCTTCTAAAAGATATTAGATTGTTAAGTCTATAA
- a CDS encoding ferredoxin-thioredoxin reductase catalytic domain-containing protein, with product MIKKIDIESEEYQTQLELTKQFTDKVVERFDFRYNPNDEVNESIQMGLTRNKMIYGKRYCPCFMVVGETKEEQKAANNRLCPCTPALEKEIPTSGSCHCGIFCTPEFAQEAAQEEQMHDAIATHSRGLTKEECEKLLEKQEVNAVELESLLEARDLGFVKFNLIDTREWMEWVSQRIKGTDYLVPTTAFYQALEQVDDQKDTPVVVYCLSGSRSAYCQRIMLDLGFKSVANLDYGISTFQGECLSGEEQ from the coding sequence ATGATAAAAAAGATTGATATAGAAAGCGAAGAGTATCAAACACAACTTGAACTTACAAAACAGTTTACTGATAAAGTAGTTGAGAGATTTGATTTTAGGTATAACCCAAATGATGAGGTAAATGAGTCAATTCAAATGGGTCTTACAAGAAACAAAATGATTTATGGAAAAAGATATTGTCCATGTTTTATGGTTGTTGGTGAAACAAAAGAAGAGCAAAAAGCTGCCAACAACCGATTATGCCCATGTACACCAGCTTTAGAAAAAGAAATACCTACAAGTGGAAGTTGTCACTGTGGTATTTTCTGTACTCCCGAATTTGCACAAGAAGCTGCACAAGAAGAGCAAATGCACGATGCTATTGCTACTCATTCAAGAGGTCTTACAAAAGAAGAATGTGAAAAACTTTTAGAAAAACAAGAAGTAAATGCAGTAGAATTAGAGTCACTACTTGAAGCAAGAGATTTAGGTTTTGTAAAATTCAACCTTATTGATACAAGAGAGTGGATGGAGTGGGTAAGTCAAAGAATCAAAGGTACTGATTATTTAGTTCCTACTACAGCATTTTATCAAGCTTTAGAGCAAGTAGATGATCAAAAAGACACACCTGTTGTTGTTTACTGTTTAAGTGGAAGTAGATCAGCATATTGTCAAAGAATTATGCTTGATTTAGGTTTTAAATCAGTAGCAAACTTAGATTATGGAATTTCTACATTCCAAGGTGAGTGTTTAAGTGGAGAAGAGCAGTAG
- the cas4 gene encoding CRISPR-associated protein Cas4, producing the protein MIPINLIRQYKFCPRIVYYNLLTNIKPIFPRQVSLGNEYHDLQNEMLKSRKFKKFNIDFNEIISDKYFEDGDLNICGKVDLAFLCDDEIIPIEFKHIEKKPSYSHVLQLVGYGLLLEEEYQKKFTKAFIVYSNNMKFHKIDITYKHKKDFFEIIKSIEKIVRNDILPNSDANESKCIQCEYLNFCNDRF; encoded by the coding sequence ATGATACCTATAAATCTAATAAGACAATATAAGTTTTGTCCTAGAATAGTTTACTATAATCTTCTTACAAATATAAAGCCAATATTTCCAAGACAAGTCTCTTTGGGAAATGAATATCATGATTTACAAAATGAGATGCTAAAATCAAGAAAATTTAAAAAGTTTAATATTGATTTTAATGAGATAATATCAGATAAGTATTTTGAAGATGGTGATTTAAATATCTGTGGAAAAGTTGATTTAGCTTTTTTATGTGATGATGAAATTATTCCTATAGAGTTTAAACATATTGAAAAGAAACCAAGCTATTCTCATGTTTTGCAATTAGTAGGATATGGTTTACTTTTAGAAGAAGAGTATCAAAAAAAGTTCACAAAAGCATTTATAGTCTACTCAAATAATATGAAGTTTCATAAAATAGATATAACATATAAACATAAAAAAGATTTTTTTGAAATAATTAAAAGTATAGAAAAAATAGTAAGAAATGATATTTTACCAAATAGTGATGCAAATGAATCAAAGTGCATCCAATGTGAATATCTAAATTTTTGTAATGATAGGTTTTAA
- the cas2 gene encoding CRISPR-associated endonuclease Cas2 yields the protein MYTQIIVGYDISETKKRNKFFDELKDLGLVSIQKSVFWGYVLPSEKRVIKELFKKYCQIETDKAFIVNVTLDKDLNDSFGYDNEDFSHPESFEIV from the coding sequence ATGTATACACAAATAATAGTAGGTTATGACATAAGTGAAACAAAAAAAAGAAATAAGTTTTTTGATGAACTAAAAGATTTAGGTTTAGTATCTATACAAAAATCTGTATTTTGGGGTTATGTACTTCCTAGTGAAAAAAGAGTTATAAAAGAACTTTTTAAAAAATATTGTCAGATAGAAACAGATAAAGCTTTTATTGTAAATGTGACATTAGATAAAGATTTAAATGATAGTTTTGGATATGACAACGAGGATTTTTCTCATCCTGAAAGTTTTGAAATAGTATGA
- the rhuM gene encoding RhuM family protein, which translates to MPNTVIYNNGELELNISVDSETIWLSQKQLCELFDRDKSVISRHLRNIFKENELDKNSVVAKNATTGNDGKIYQVDYYNLDVVISVGYRVNSLKATKFRQWATKILRTYIQDGYVLNTHKITEQRLFSLEKDIQDIKSQISNKTLEVKQGIFYDGEIFDAYVFLNDLVKSANKSIRIIDNYIDESILTLLSQNQNISIQIYTTNISKKLTLDIKKYNNQYNNLSVKISKNFHDRFIIIDEKEVYPIGASLKDLGKKVFAFSKMRIKADDIISKL; encoded by the coding sequence ATGCCAAATACAGTTATCTACAACAACGGTGAGTTAGAGTTAAATATATCAGTTGATAGTGAGACTATATGGTTATCACAAAAACAACTTTGTGAACTTTTTGATAGGGATAAGTCTGTAATATCAAGACATTTAAGAAATATATTTAAAGAAAATGAACTTGATAAAAACTCAGTTGTTGCAAAAAATGCAACAACTGGAAATGATGGTAAAATTTACCAAGTAGATTATTATAATCTTGATGTTGTTATATCTGTTGGATATAGAGTAAATTCTTTAAAAGCAACAAAGTTTAGACAATGGGCAACAAAAATTTTGAGAACATATATTCAAGATGGTTATGTTTTAAATACTCACAAAATAACAGAACAAAGACTTTTCAGTCTTGAAAAAGATATTCAAGATATAAAATCCCAAATATCAAATAAAACATTAGAAGTAAAGCAAGGTATATTTTATGATGGAGAGATTTTTGATGCTTATGTTTTTTTAAATGATTTGGTAAAAAGTGCAAATAAATCTATACGTATCATAGATAATTATATAGATGAGTCTATATTAACTTTACTATCTCAAAATCAAAATATATCTATACAAATATATACAACTAACATAAGTAAAAAACTAACACTAGATATAAAAAAGTATAATAATCAGTACAATAATCTAAGTGTAAAAATATCAAAAAACTTTCACGATAGATTTATAATCATAGATGAAAAGGAAGTATATCCCATAGGTGCAAGTCTAAAAGACCTTGGCAAAAAAGTATTTGCTTTTAGTAAGATGAGAATAAAAGCAGATGATATTATAAGTAAACTATAA
- a CDS encoding BLUF domain-containing protein encodes MYRIMYLSRAVVRFSDEELEELLLKARQNNSKKNVTGLLILKGRSFLQCLEGKKEDVLAIFEKIKNDSRHDSLVEVIEEEDSKRYFPNWYMGYKTINELDEVRTKKLIDFSEAKNINAFSHNDISEIFKEFIEVK; translated from the coding sequence ATGTATAGAATTATGTATTTAAGCAGAGCTGTTGTTAGATTTTCTGATGAAGAGCTTGAAGAGCTACTTTTAAAGGCTAGACAAAATAATAGTAAGAAAAATGTTACTGGCTTATTGATATTAAAAGGTAGAAGTTTTTTACAGTGTTTAGAAGGTAAAAAAGAGGATGTCTTAGCAATTTTTGAGAAAATCAAAAATGACTCTAGACATGACTCTTTAGTAGAAGTGATAGAAGAAGAAGATTCTAAAAGATATTTTCCAAATTGGTATATGGGATATAAAACTATAAATGAACTTGATGAAGTAAGAACAAAAAAACTTATAGATTTCTCAGAAGCGAAAAATATAAATGCTTTTTCACATAATGATATATCAGAAATTTTCAAAGAGTTTATAGAGGTTAAGTGA
- the aceE gene encoding pyruvate dehydrogenase (acetyl-transferring), homodimeric type, protein MSVENLNTVLKDIDPLETQEWIEALEAVLEEEGPRRAHFLLEQLIDKARRNGTYLPFRATTAYINSIDVANEPKMPGDRDIERKIRSAIRWNAAMMVQRASRKKLELGGHIASFQSSATLYDVGFNHFFRAPNEKDGGDLVFYQGHIAPGIYARSFVEGRLSEEQMDNFRQEALSEGLSSYPHPKLMPEYWQFPTVSMGLGPIQAIYQARFLKYLTDRGIKDCSEQKVYCYMGDGECDEPESLGAIGLAGREGLDNLVFVINCNLQRLDGPVRGNGKIIQELEGNFRGNGWRVVKVIWGKQWDELLRKDTSGKLLQLMEETVDGEYQNFKQKGGAYTRENFFNKYPETAKLVENMSDDEIFALNRGGHDPLKVYAAYKAAQITKDRPTVILAKTVKGYGLGEAAEGKNIAHQVKKVDIDSLRQFRDRFRIPVTDEELEQFPYYKFPEDSAEMKYMKERREELHGYLPQRKSKFSQKLELPELSAYDAVLKGSGDREISTTMAFVRILNVLVKNKKIGKRIVPIVPDEARTFGMEGMFRQIGIYSNEGQKYIPQDRDQVAYYKEDKKGQVLQEGINELGAMGSWIAAATSYSVNDCPMIPFYIFYSMFGFQRTGDICWAAGDQMARGFLIGGTSGRTTLNGEGLQHEDGHSHIIANTIPNCISYDPTFGYELAVIVQDGMERMYGEKQEDIYYYITTLNENYKQPAIIEGAEEGIIKGIYKLKTVEAKENFKVKLLGSGSIFQQVLSAADVLANEYGISSEIYSVTSYNELTREAQNIERDNLLDIEGTNKTAYVDEVLGSDDENIIISATDYMKAYSEQIAPFVKGHFKALGTDGFGRSDSRGNLRKFFEVDSDFIVFTTLAQLANAGKIEKSVVSEAMKKFNIDANKINPLKA, encoded by the coding sequence ATGTCAGTTGAAAACTTAAACACGGTTTTAAAAGATATCGATCCTCTTGAAACTCAAGAGTGGATTGAAGCATTAGAAGCAGTATTAGAAGAAGAAGGTCCAAGAAGAGCCCACTTCTTATTAGAACAGCTTATAGACAAGGCTAGAAGAAATGGTACATATTTACCATTTAGAGCTACTACTGCATATATAAATAGTATTGATGTGGCAAATGAGCCGAAAATGCCAGGTGATAGAGATATAGAAAGAAAAATTAGGTCTGCTATTAGATGGAATGCTGCTATGATGGTACAAAGAGCTTCAAGAAAGAAATTGGAGCTAGGAGGTCATATTGCTTCATTTCAATCTTCTGCCACATTATATGATGTAGGATTCAATCACTTTTTTAGAGCTCCAAATGAAAAAGATGGTGGAGATTTAGTTTTTTATCAAGGACATATTGCTCCTGGTATTTATGCAAGAAGTTTTGTTGAGGGAAGACTAAGTGAAGAACAGATGGATAACTTTAGACAAGAAGCCTTAAGCGAAGGACTATCATCTTATCCCCATCCTAAACTTATGCCTGAATACTGGCAATTTCCAACGGTTTCTATGGGTCTTGGCCCAATACAAGCAATTTATCAAGCTAGATTTTTAAAGTATTTAACTGACAGAGGTATAAAAGATTGTAGTGAACAAAAAGTATATTGTTATATGGGTGATGGTGAATGTGATGAACCAGAATCATTAGGTGCAATAGGACTTGCAGGACGTGAAGGTTTAGATAACTTAGTATTTGTTATTAACTGTAACCTACAAAGACTAGATGGTCCAGTAAGAGGAAATGGTAAAATCATTCAAGAGCTTGAAGGTAACTTTAGAGGTAATGGCTGGAGAGTTGTAAAAGTTATTTGGGGAAAACAATGGGATGAGTTATTAAGAAAAGACACATCAGGAAAACTTCTTCAACTTATGGAAGAAACGGTTGATGGTGAGTACCAAAACTTCAAACAAAAAGGTGGAGCTTACACAAGAGAAAACTTCTTTAATAAGTACCCTGAAACTGCAAAATTAGTTGAGAATATGTCAGATGATGAGATTTTTGCTTTAAACAGAGGTGGACATGACCCACTAAAAGTTTATGCAGCTTATAAAGCAGCACAAATAACTAAAGATAGACCAACTGTAATCTTAGCTAAAACTGTAAAAGGTTATGGATTAGGTGAAGCTGCTGAGGGTAAAAATATTGCTCACCAAGTTAAAAAAGTTGATATTGATTCTTTAAGACAATTTAGAGATAGATTTAGAATTCCTGTAACAGATGAAGAGTTAGAACAATTCCCTTACTATAAGTTCCCAGAAGATTCTGCTGAAATGAAATATATGAAAGAAAGAAGAGAAGAGTTACATGGTTATCTTCCACAAAGAAAAAGTAAATTTTCACAAAAGCTTGAGCTACCTGAATTAAGTGCTTATGATGCTGTATTAAAAGGTAGTGGAGATAGAGAAATTTCTACAACTATGGCCTTTGTTAGAATCTTAAATGTATTAGTTAAAAATAAAAAGATTGGTAAAAGAATTGTTCCTATTGTTCCTGATGAAGCAAGAACATTTGGTATGGAAGGTATGTTTAGACAAATTGGTATTTACTCAAATGAAGGTCAAAAATATATACCTCAAGATAGAGATCAAGTTGCATATTATAAAGAAGATAAAAAAGGACAAGTACTTCAAGAAGGTATTAATGAATTAGGAGCTATGGGTTCTTGGATTGCAGCTGCAACTTCATACTCAGTTAATGATTGTCCAATGATTCCATTTTATATTTTCTATTCAATGTTTGGATTCCAAAGAACTGGTGACATTTGTTGGGCAGCAGGAGATCAAATGGCAAGAGGTTTCCTAATTGGTGGAACATCAGGTAGAACTACACTTAATGGTGAAGGTCTACAGCATGAAGATGGACATTCACATATTATTGCAAATACTATTCCAAATTGTATTTCTTATGACCCTACTTTTGGTTATGAGCTTGCAGTTATTGTTCAAGATGGTATGGAGAGAATGTATGGGGAAAAACAAGAAGATATTTATTACTACATTACAACACTAAATGAAAACTATAAACAACCTGCAATAATTGAAGGTGCTGAAGAGGGTATTATCAAAGGTATTTATAAGTTAAAAACTGTTGAAGCAAAAGAGAATTTCAAAGTTAAACTATTAGGTTCAGGTTCAATTTTTCAACAAGTATTAAGTGCTGCTGATGTACTAGCAAATGAGTATGGAATTTCATCAGAGATTTACTCAGTTACTTCTTATAATGAACTAACAAGAGAAGCTCAAAATATTGAAAGAGATAATCTACTTGATATTGAAGGTACAAACAAAACAGCTTATGTTGATGAAGTACTAGGAAGTGACGATGAAAATATTATTATCTCTGCTACTGATTATATGAAAGCATACTCAGAGCAAATTGCTCCATTTGTAAAAGGTCACTTTAAAGCACTTGGAACAGATGGTTTTGGTAGATCTGATTCTAGAGGGAACTTAAGAAAATTCTTTGAAGTTGATTCTGACTTTATTGTATTTACAACATTAGCTCAACTTGCAAATGCAGGAAAAATTGAAAAATCAGTTGTATCAGAAGCTATGAAAAAATTCAATATTGATGCAAATAAAATCAATCCATTAAAAGCATAA
- the cas1 gene encoding CRISPR-associated endonuclease Cas1 gives MKHIIVNNYGMFLGLKSQRLTIKQDGSIKNEIALNRIKTIQVLSRGISLSSDLINSCSQRGIKIFFNTFNSFSALHTLYEHKSVMVRKYQFEKCELIEGLELARTLIIGKLKNQRATLLYSSRGFENEFKHNVIEKFDKSISQLKNKKDISKDFILGIEGVSASYYFEYLKSMELLPRSFKYRTKRHSEEITNIALNYGYAILFNFIYKACINAGLEPYYGVLHSVRSAKPSLILDIMEEYRSFVVDRNVIKLRSKLSKTKAENFDKIKKELATNILKTLSKKYKYNHRKLTLESIIQRQVYKVSGYFCSQNKYKSYIFRW, from the coding sequence ATGAAGCATATTATAGTAAATAATTACGGAATGTTTTTAGGATTAAAGTCTCAAAGACTAACAATAAAACAAGATGGAAGTATCAAAAATGAAATAGCTTTAAATAGGATAAAAACTATTCAAGTATTATCCCGTGGTATATCACTTTCTAGTGATTTGATAAACTCTTGTTCTCAAAGAGGAATAAAAATATTTTTCAATACTTTTAACTCTTTTTCTGCATTACATACGCTATACGAACATAAATCAGTAATGGTAAGAAAATACCAATTTGAGAAATGTGAATTAATAGAGGGCTTAGAACTTGCAAGAACTTTAATAATAGGAAAGTTGAAAAATCAAAGAGCAACTTTACTTTATAGTAGTAGAGGTTTTGAAAATGAATTTAAACATAATGTTATTGAAAAGTTTGATAAATCAATTTCTCAATTAAAAAATAAAAAAGATATTTCAAAAGATTTTATTTTAGGTATTGAAGGAGTTAGTGCTAGTTATTATTTTGAGTATTTAAAATCTATGGAACTACTTCCCCGTAGTTTTAAATACAGAACAAAAAGACATAGTGAAGAGATAACAAATATAGCTTTAAACTATGGATATGCAATACTTTTTAACTTTATTTATAAAGCTTGTATAAATGCAGGCTTGGAGCCATACTATGGAGTACTTCATAGTGTAAGAAGTGCAAAACCATCATTGATTCTAGATATAATGGAAGAGTATAGAAGCTTTGTTGTAGATAGAAATGTTATAAAACTAAGAAGTAAACTATCAAAAACAAAAGCTGAAAACTTTGATAAAATCAAAAAAGAATTAGCTACAAATATTTTAAAAACATTAAGTAAAAAGTATAAATACAATCATAGAAAATTAACTTTAGAAAGTATTATTCAACGTCAAGTATATAAAGTATCAGGATATTTTTGTTCCCAAAATAAATATAAATCATATATATTTAGGTGGTAG